The following proteins are encoded in a genomic region of Limosilactobacillus reuteri subsp. reuteri:
- a CDS encoding YggT family protein encodes MIAFLLWALNQLVDAYILVIVVWCIMSWFPNARNSRLGDIINRLVEPYMHWFDFIPPIGGISFAPMIAILVLYFVQAGLAQIAAII; translated from the coding sequence ATGATCGCATTTTTATTATGGGCTCTTAATCAATTAGTTGATGCTTATATTTTAGTAATAGTTGTGTGGTGCATTATGTCATGGTTTCCTAATGCACGCAATTCACGACTCGGTGATATTATCAATCGGTTGGTAGAACCTTATATGCATTGGTTTGACTTTATTCCTCCAATTGGTGGGATAAGTTTTGCGCCGATGATCGCTATCCTTGTACTATATTTTGTTCAAGCAGGATTAGCACAAATAGCAGCAATCATTTAA
- a CDS encoding RNA-binding protein: protein MSEDNIKQHFRPDEATLIDQANDWVATAEGQYRPVLTPFLNPRERFIVQTIVNRNNNVKITMYGGWQGAEMQRVLIYPPYYEPSIEDFALQALEINYPVKFSELHHRQIMGTLIGEGMERNAFGDILTDGSHWQVIVTKPMAEYLRKNVEHVGRIKVKWIPIATEAVVTPKEEWVPIVTTVSSLRLDVVIAAGFNYSRNRAKQLIEHGQVRLNWEEIDRPDYQIVVHDLISVRHGGRLRIDMTNGKTKKDKERITISVVNA, encoded by the coding sequence TTGAGCGAAGATAATATTAAACAACATTTTCGTCCGGATGAAGCCACCCTTATTGACCAAGCAAATGACTGGGTAGCCACTGCAGAAGGCCAATATCGTCCTGTCCTCACTCCTTTTTTAAATCCGCGTGAACGTTTTATTGTCCAAACGATTGTTAATCGAAATAACAATGTTAAAATAACAATGTATGGTGGTTGGCAAGGCGCAGAAATGCAACGAGTTTTAATTTATCCGCCTTATTATGAACCCTCTATAGAAGACTTTGCTTTACAGGCTTTAGAGATAAACTATCCTGTTAAGTTTTCAGAACTTCACCATCGGCAAATTATGGGAACATTGATTGGTGAAGGGATGGAGCGGAATGCATTTGGTGATATTTTAACTGACGGGTCGCATTGGCAAGTTATCGTAACGAAACCAATGGCAGAGTATTTACGGAAAAACGTTGAGCACGTTGGTCGAATTAAGGTTAAATGGATTCCGATCGCAACAGAAGCAGTGGTAACACCTAAAGAAGAATGGGTACCGATAGTTACAACAGTTTCATCACTACGGTTAGATGTTGTGATAGCTGCAGGCTTTAATTATTCACGAAACCGGGCAAAGCAATTAATAGAGCATGGTCAAGTTCGATTAAACTGGGAAGAGATTGATCGTCCAGATTATCAAATTGTGGTTCATGATTTGATATCTGTGCGTCATGGTGGTCGCCTCAGAATCGATATGACCAATGGGAAAACAAAAAAAGATAAAGAAAGAATTACCATTTCAGTTGTAAATGCGTAA